A single region of the Actinoplanes sp. SE50/110 genome encodes:
- a CDS encoding NAD(P)H-binding protein, with product MKVFLTGATGHIGSAVLPALLAAGHTVTALVRSPEKAAPGAEVVVGEIQDHEGVRRWAAAADAVIATASPGDASSSTVETAFAEAVLDGLRPGATFLRTGGVWVHGSAPDITEDTPRNAPDLVAWREKLDSRVLAAPGIRSILIEPGLVYGNHAGIPNVVFAGERAGDPPALRLVGPGTQHWTSIHVDDLAELYVAALDRAASGSVYLGVSGDNPTVRELGEAASRRLGLDGRVVAEEPAALVERLGGFGAALLLDQQATGAKARRELGWKPSRRTLLEEIAAGGYDPA from the coding sequence ATGAAGGTCTTCCTGACCGGCGCCACCGGGCACATCGGCTCGGCGGTCCTGCCCGCCCTGCTCGCCGCCGGCCACACCGTCACCGCGCTGGTCCGTTCGCCGGAGAAGGCCGCCCCCGGCGCCGAGGTGGTCGTCGGTGAGATTCAGGACCACGAGGGGGTACGTCGTTGGGCGGCCGCCGCGGACGCCGTGATCGCCACCGCGTCGCCGGGTGACGCGTCGAGCAGCACGGTGGAGACGGCGTTCGCCGAGGCGGTCCTCGACGGTCTGCGGCCCGGCGCCACGTTCCTGCGCACCGGCGGCGTCTGGGTGCACGGCTCGGCGCCGGACATCACCGAGGACACCCCGCGCAACGCGCCGGACCTGGTCGCCTGGCGGGAGAAGCTCGACTCCCGGGTGCTGGCCGCGCCCGGCATCCGGTCGATCCTGATCGAGCCGGGTCTGGTCTACGGCAACCACGCCGGCATCCCGAACGTGGTGTTCGCCGGTGAGCGCGCCGGCGACCCGCCCGCGCTGCGCCTGGTCGGCCCCGGCACCCAGCACTGGACCAGCATCCACGTCGACGACCTGGCCGAGCTGTACGTGGCGGCCCTCGACCGGGCGGCGAGCGGCTCGGTGTATCTCGGCGTCAGCGGTGACAACCCGACGGTCCGTGAGCTGGGCGAGGCCGCGTCCCGGCGGCTGGGCCTCGACGGCCGGGTGGTCGCCGAGGAGCCGGCCGCGCTGGTCGAGCGGCTCGGCGGATTCGGCGCGGCGCTGCTGCTGGACCAGCAGGCCACCGGTGCGAAAGCGCGTCGCGAGCTGGGCTGGAAGCCGTCGCGCCGGACCCTGCTCGAGGAGATCGCGGCCGGCGGGTACGACCCGGCGTAA